AATTATGTTCatgttaatgaattaaatatattagtaattAAGTGATGTTTTAAGGaagttataacaaaaataacggTAATTCTGCTCAGAGTGTACTTACCCATGACTAGGAACATTTTACCCTGCTGCATAGCAGTGTAGTGAAAAGTATGATGCGTCAGGAATGTAAGTGTGAATTCCAGGCCCgagtagataaataaatatagaaaatagatCAGTCCTAGCTTTGATAGAACTACGCCCTGATGTTTCGAAAGATTCTTTACAGCGGTAAATTTTAATAGATGCCAAGGGGAGACGTAATCCACTGACTTAGATAGACTGAATGACAGAGGTGCTCTTTTATCCTGAAAAATAGATTAGGAGAGTAAATACAAGCAGACACAACAATATCTAACTACTGAAATCACATCAGTTTGTATTTACCTTGGAGAGCGTCTCTGGTACACAGAACAGTACCACGAGGATATTGGCGAGTGAAAGAGACAGAGCATAGAAGGCGGGTCGTTCGCCCCACGCTCCTGATGAGAGATCACTGTTTTTGGCGAAAAACGCCCCGGCAAGAGGACCTACGATGAACCCAATGGAGAATGCCAGACCTACTAGAGCCTGAAAGAAACGAAGtcggtaaaaaatattatttttatgtacgaGATACGGTACACAGAAATGAGCCCAGGGAATATtctaattactaataataaagaaaaaaataatacactccatttttaagcaaattaaaaaGGCCAATTAAGACCAAATTAGGTTTTTAAATACTGAAGAAATAGActtaacaataaatcaaatatgaTATACCATTCCTCTAGCTCTGGTCTTCTCGTTAGAAGCATCGGTGACAACAGCCATGCTGAGGCTCACATTGGCTTTGCTCAGGCCGCCGATAAACCGAGCGAGAACGAACACGCTGAATGTACTCGCGCAACTCCATAGTGCATGGGATAGAGTTATTCCCACCTAAAAATTTATATCAATGTGAATATTgtgccattaaaaaaaactgtttgaaacctcctcctttttttgaagtcggttaataaaCCTAAATGTATACACATTGATCTAAAGAGTAAAGGATTCtgattaaatattcattatttcttGTGTACACTGCAAATAATTCGAATTTAGGATATTGCTCTAGGTCCtaactgtaattatttatatttgagtcTTGAAACAAGAATAATAAACACTCAATTGaactttaataaacaacaaaaaaaatggtaGATGTGGTATTAATCTATGTGTCGTAAACTTACAGATTAAATAGTCCCAACATCTTTTATATATGCCTATAAGATTATTTGTGTTATATAAATGTACAAGTGTGCCTGTGTGCATCAAAAGTAACTAGGTGCATATGTATTACTTCCACATCCATATCAATTCAtgattatattgataataatgtaaaacaCTTAATTGAGGATATTACAAGCATCTTTTTAAGGAAGTACATTTTCTACTTTAGCCTTCACAACATAAGTATTGCACCTGTGTAAATCATACAAGAATAAACTCTTTTATAATTCTCATTCAGAATGAAtgttaattaagtaggtacctaccttatttaaatgttatctaaataaaatgtaaaataatgttaaggtgaagttgagtatatttttttgttatatctcTTCTTGTTGTTAgcacaataattgttttattttataagcatgGTATGGATAAGTGACATTCTATTCATAATAATCTAGTTCTTCACCTATTTTCGTTATCTTTACACATTGGTAtctaagacataataatattatcatgatCCAACATTGACAGCATGAGCACAAGAATTGATAAACATCTAAAAAGATTAAGTTTTGACATTTTTACTAGGTACATAGTTAAATGAAATGTACTctcatatttcttttaattttaagtgcAGGAAATATATTGTGATGAGATCatcattattattcattattaagtaattaaaacatttgcCTCTGTGGCAATTTCAGCTTTTGTTGTATGAAAACCATTTATGTGATAacttatttacaacatttacaAAAACTTATGATAGGGATGGTAGGCAAATCCTtttactacctacctacaattcaaatgtatatattatattaaaacttttcaCTATTGACTTACCAAACAAATTAAAAGCATTGGCTTCCTGCCATATGCATCTGATAGGCTTCCCACTATAGGACTTGTTAAAAATTGGAGAAAGCTATACATCGATCCAAGTGCGCCCCCGAATAACACTGAGGCGAACTGATCCGGAGCACCAGTGAACTTCTGGAAACTTTGAACTGCTCTTAGTAAAGACGCATACAAGCTGTTCCCTTTACCTTCTTCTCTGTTATAATAGTCTAATAACGACGGCAGAAGCGGCAAAATCATCGTAAATGCCagtaaatctaataataatgaCACGAAAATTAATGCGAtagtttttgtatttcttttggaATGTTTGTCATCTTTTGGATCACTTTTATAACTTCCAGTTTCATCAGTTTCCACCAGTCCATTGGTAGTCCTCTTCCTAAGTTCTCCATTTCCTGAATGGTcctaaaatttaaagaaaataatatactgaACGACTGCACATAAAacgaaaaagtttaaaaaagttcTGTATGAAATCAAAGTTACCATTTTCTTATATGATATAAAATACaccacttaaataaattatcgtcGAACAGCGACAAGCCATCTAGCTAAATAACGATTACGAACTGTGGTGAGGAAATAAATTCTCAATAAACTTTCACTTTCGTGAATAAGTTGTTGACATATACATTACACTGCGAAAATGTAAAGATGAATACATCTTGTACTATTCCATTAACCAATCTCTAGTCTTCACAATTTGTTCGTATTACAGTCGAaacaatttgacatttgactGTCTAAGTGACATCAGTGACAAGACAgcttaatgttttttttgcgTTGAGAAAAAGATTGGTAAACCAGGTATAATTAGGAAGGTCGGGTACCtacgttataaataaacaaattagtaACGGTCGCCAAACCACTTGAACATTTATCTACACGATAATATAATCGAAATAAGGGTCTTTTGATCTATAGAAGATAACTGCTAACTGATCGAAATCTCAAAAGACCTGTACTCAAATAAGAGacaaccaaaaaaaatatatggcaaAAGCGTCGCCATTTTGCGAAGACATATTTTTGCTTTGCTTTGGCTTGTAACGAGGAAtaggaaaatattgtgatttcaaaaattaataaacaaaagaatatgGGTGAAGATAAAGGCATGTATAACAAAGTATTTTGCACAcactttattatgttttgttacttttctaTGGTAGTTTTATGGTATACTTTATCGGTTACATACAGATCGCCGACGCAGGTCTCGGTCTAGGGGGGAGAGACGACGTTCAAGATCTCGCTCTAGTAGGGAACGCCGAGAGAAAAGAAGGAGCAGATCCAGGTCTCCCAATAAAAGGTCGCGTAGACGTAAGCCCTCTCTGTACTGGGATGTACCTCCTCCAGGCTTTGAACACATCACGCCGTTGCAATACAAAGCTATGCAAGCCGCCGGACAAATACCAGCCAATATTGTCGCAGATACGCCTCAAGCCGCAGTGCCAGTGGTAGGTTCGACTATCACTCGCCAAGCTCGAAGGCTGTATGTGGGAAACATACCGTTTGGCGTCACCGAAGAAGAAACCATGGAGTTCTTCAACCAACAAATGCATCTGTCTGGCTTAGCTCAGGCAGCAGGAAATCCTGTGTTGGCTTGTCAGATTAATTTGGACAAAAACTTTGCATTCCTTGAATTTAGATCTATAGATGAGACTACACAAGCAATGGCTTTTGACGGTATTAATTTCAAAGGGCAGAGCTTGAAAATTCGCCGACCCCACGACTACCAGCCCATGCCTGGTACTGAAAACCCAGCTATTAATGTGCCAGGTAAtgttaacttaattttttttatacttgcaCTTGTTAATCTGACATAGGAGCATATTCTTATGTTACCTCTTTATTTCCAGCTGGTGTGATTAGCACTGTAGTTCCAGATTCaccacacaaaatatttattggtgGTTTGCCCAATTATCTAAATGAGGATCAAGTAAGTGTCATCAATTTGATCATTATTGTTCAATGACATTCTGTGACACATTGATTTGTTTCATTTGTTAAATGAGGCTATTTTGCACAGTCTCTGTAGCATGCAGCACATTTACGAACCTAATATCAGAATAGCAACTTTGATATAgtcatcaaaaaaatatttcattcccTTCCACTGGGTAAGGTAAACACAGCAAGTGTGCTTAAAGGCtgcataattttatcaaatcattCAAATCAATGTTTCATAgtgtacatttttatgaaaacaatattatgatatGTATTCTATGAACAATTTAAGgctgatatttataaatatattttatgttgtgttTAGCATGTCAAGCTGTTTACAATGCTTGTATGTATATGCAGTCTTAGCTTTCgcttaaatttatgtttatcagCCTTataagtttgaaatttaaatccAACATCAAAATAATGACACAAAAAGCACCCTGAACTTTGAACAGGCAATCAatacaggggccgaaacaggtcagtaaagtcagtaaaagtcagtatttttggacctggtcagtaaaagtcagtattttcggaaatcggtcagtattgtcagtatttttccaaattcaataacattttttggttttcctctgctgttggccaatcttacagtCTCGATTTTTCCAGTGatgatatcagagggctgctttggatgctcgatattatgtaGATGATCTACGTATATATTGAAGCATCAAATGACTTCAAAAGAATAGcagattaaaatttactattgtttgaaatcagtatttttgaagtgaaaattctttagcgccgcGGCGCACTTTTTCTGGAGtgggtaaaaacttctaaactcgcGTCAAGACACgtgacctgatcgaaaattcgtaagacctgattaaaaattcgtaagacgggatgtttattagtttttggtGTTCATTAGAGTTTATTGAAGTTTATTAGCA
Above is a genomic segment from Anticarsia gemmatalis isolate Benzon Research Colony breed Stoneville strain chromosome 8, ilAntGemm2 primary, whole genome shotgun sequence containing:
- the rtet gene encoding major facilitator superfamily domain-containing protein rtet, whose translation is MDHSGNGELRKRTTNGLVETDETGSYKSDPKDDKHSKRNTKTIALIFVSLLLDLLAFTMILPLLPSLLDYYNREEGKGNSLYASLLRAVQSFQKFTGAPDQFASVLFGGALGSMYSFLQFLTSPIVGSLSDAYGRKPMLLICLVGITLSHALWSCASTFSVFVLARFIGGLSKANVSLSMAVVTDASNEKTRARGMALVGLAFSIGFIVGPLAGAFFAKNSDLSSGAWGERPAFYALSLSLANILVVLFCVPETLSKDKRAPLSFSLSKSVDYVSPWHLLKFTAVKNLSKHQGVVLSKLGLIYFLYLFIYSGLEFTLTFLTHHTFHYTAMQQGKMFLVMGLIMAVLQGGAARRLGARGAEAAARGALALTPASFLAVAFAAMPSPPLLAPLSWLWLGLVLFALSTAFAVSCMTTMAASQAPAEARGAVLGTLRSLGALARAAGPLLASSVYWCSGAAITYTAGSIILIIPAVMLIRLKM
- the U2af50 gene encoding U2 small nuclear riboprotein auxiliary factor 50 — its product is MGEDKDRRRRSRSRGERRRSRSRSSRERREKRRSRSRSPNKRSRRRKPSLYWDVPPPGFEHITPLQYKAMQAAGQIPANIVADTPQAAVPVVGSTITRQARRLYVGNIPFGVTEEETMEFFNQQMHLSGLAQAAGNPVLACQINLDKNFAFLEFRSIDETTQAMAFDGINFKGQSLKIRRPHDYQPMPGTENPAINVPAGVISTVVPDSPHKIFIGGLPNYLNEDQVKELLMSFGQLRAFNLVKDSSTGLSKGYAFAEYVDISMTDQAIAGLNGMQLGDKKLIVQRASIGAKNSTLAMTGAAPVQLQVAGLTLAGAGPPTEVLCLLNMVTPDELRDEEEYEDILEDIKEECNKYGCVRSIEIPRPIEGVEVPGCGKVFVEFNSIADCQKAQQTLTGRKFSNRVVVTSYFDPDKYHRREF